TCCCGCGGTTCGTCAGCGATCTCGATCTCTCCGACGAGACCGAGCGCATGGCCCGCGAACTGCTCGACTCGGCCCGCGAGGAGGGCGTCCACAGCGGCAAGTCGCCAGTCGGTCTCGCGGCTGCCGCGGTGTACGCCGCAGCCCTGCTCACCAACGAGAAGGTCACCCAGAACGACGTCAGCGAGGTCGCCAGCATCTCCGAGGTTACGATCCGGAACCGGTACAAGGAGCTGCTCGAGGCCTCCGATTCGGCAGCACCCGCCTAACGCGGCAGTTGGGAGCTGGTTCTCGGCGTTTCCTTTCGTTTCGAACGTTCCGAAGAGCTGACGGCATGGGTTCGGCCCCTTCGCCTGACCCGGAATAAGACTGCGACAAAGCTTTTCATCTCTAGTGTGAAACGATGTAGCATGGACGAAACGACCGTTCAACTGTTGTGTCCCGAGTGTGCCAAGGATTGGCAGGTTTCTCCCGGCGAGCTACCCAACTCCACGGAGATGTTCCACTGTCCGAACTGCCACGCGTCCCGACGGACTGCCGAGTTCACGCGAACCGATCGCGACCTCCAGACGCTGAAGCAGCTCGGCTAGCCGGAGTCCGACTCGCCATTCGAACTCTCTTTTCGGCAGTACATTCGTCCAATTATGAATGTTTAGTACTCGGGACAGAACGTGAGTGAAACTGAACAGAAACGGATAGTTACGCGGCTAACCGATCGTTGTAGCTGCTCCCTTCGTGGGGTTTCACGCGAGTAATACCAGCGTTCGTTCCGGTCTCGAACGTGATAGGCGGTCGATTTCGGTCGAGATCTGTGCTAACGCGACTCAAGATAATAATATAACCCTGCAGCGATAGGAATGCATGGTTATGAAGAAACAGGAGCTCATTCACCTTCACGGCCTTCTTGCGGAAGTATCGAACCAGTGCGCGGAGTGGGACAACTGTCAGATCGACCTCGAGGAGTACGAGTCGCGCGGTATCCGACCGACATCGATCCACAAATCCAAGACCGACCACAAGGCCGCCGTATTTGCCCTCGCCGGCGGAATCACGACGAACATGCGCGAGGACGAGCAGGAAGCCGTCGCCGCTACTGCAGACTAGTTGTCAGGACGTCTCCTTCGATCGCTACGTTCTACTGGCAAGACCGTTCTCCGTCCGTCGATTCAGCTAAAGTGACGACAACTGGACGGAACAATCCGAGTTACACGAGGGACAGGCGAAAGCCCACGGCTTCAGTCGTGGGACGAAGCGGCCACCGCTGACACAAACCACGCGTCTCAGCCTGCCCGCATCACCCACGCAATCTGCAACGACAGAGTCATACGAATCACTGCAGCGTTTTACGTAGCCATGCGACATGTTGCTGCGGGGAACCCGCTCACGCT
This genomic window from Natronococcus occultus SP4 contains:
- a CDS encoding DUF7836 family putative zinc-binding protein is translated as MDETTVQLLCPECAKDWQVSPGELPNSTEMFHCPNCHASRRTAEFTRTDRDLQTLKQLG
- a CDS encoding UPF0058 family protein yields the protein MKKQELIHLHGLLAEVSNQCAEWDNCQIDLEEYESRGIRPTSIHKSKTDHKAAVFALAGGITTNMREDEQEAVAATAD